The genomic stretch CTATCGTATTTGATACCCCTACGAATCAACCGACGATTGCTCCGGGAGATATTGCAACGGCGCTCGGATTAAATAAAGGTATCTGGGGTACAGGAGCGACCGCGGCATGGACCGATAACCAGACGCTTGTGGTTACGCTAGGCTCAGATGCAACAGTTAGGAAAGATGCTTCAATTACCCTAAATGCTTCGGCAGGAATTAAGGATATTGGGGAAGAAAGCGTGGTGAGTACGGATAGTGCAGTGATTGGCGGCACATTTGGAGTAGGCACCGTACCGAATATCGTTGCTATAGAAGCAACTAACGATTCAGGCTTAGGCGGCGTGGATGCTGGAGATAAGGTAACGATTAAGTTCTCTACATTAACAAATCAGGCAGATGTAGATCTTACTTATTTAACACTTTCGAGCAGTCACACATGGGGAACAGGTGCTTCTGTAGAATGGAGCGCAGCAGACACATTGGTAATTACGCTTGGTAATGCTGCGACGATCGCGGTTGGCGATACACTAAGTATTGCCGCTGGCGCTGGTATCAAAGACGTAACAGGTGAATCGGTAGCAATGGTAGGCAATGGCGTAATTAGCGGTACGTTTGGTGCGTCAACTGCACCTGTCATCAGCTCGGTCGTAGCCACCAATGGCGGCGGAACAGCGTTTGTAGAAGCTGGCGATACGATTGTCATTACGTTTAATACTGCATTCGATAAAACTGGTTTTGACAGCAGCAAAATTACCGTAAGCGGCGGGCGTACGTTTGGAACAGGCGCAACATTTACTTGGTCCACTGAGAGCTTGACGATTGTGCTTGGTGCAAATCCTACGATCCAAATAGGAGATGAGCTAACCTTTGAAGCCGGTAACGGTATCTACGATGCTACGGGACATGAGGAGCTCGCTGAGATTACTCAAGCTATCGGCGGTAACTTCGGAGTTGCAGTAGCACCAAAGCTCACGAATGTGTATGCATCCAACTCCAATGGCACACCAGGAGCTGGCGAGGGTGACCGAATCTTATTCGTTTTTGATACGCCAACGAACAAAGCAGCTGTTGGTTCTGGTCAGTTTACAATCAATAATGGCCACACGCTTGGCACAAGTCCAACATTCACTTGGAGCGCGGATGGCCAACAGTTAACGGTCACGTTAGGCGCAGGGGCTAATGTCACCAAGAACGATACGATTTCGATCGGTGCAGCAAGCGGCATATCTGAAGTGACAGGTGTTGAAGCTTTAGCAGCAACAGGACCTATTGCTATCAACGGCAGCTTCGGAGAAGCAGAAGCACCGTCAGTGATTACCGCAATTGCAGCTAACAACGCAGGCATTCCCGGAACGAATGCTGGCGACACGTTGACGTTTATTTTCGACAAGGCGACTAATCAACCAGCCATTGCAAATCCTTCCAGCTTAATTGGGGTTTCGAATGGACATTCCTTAGGAGCTGGCGCAACTGCAGTATGGTTCGATAATGGTGAAACGCTGCGAATCACATTAGGCACGGGCGCTACCGTTACGACAACGGATACCATTTCGATTCAAGCAAGCAATGGCATTTTTGACGAATGGGAAGCAGCGGAATTTGCAGGTGTGTTGAACCTTCCAATCAGCGGATCGTTTGGTACGGCAACTGCACCTGTCATCAGCTCGGTCGTAGCCACTAACGGCGGCGGAACAGCGTTTGTAGAAGCTGGCGATACGATTGTCATTACGTTTGATACTGCATTTGATTCTTCTGATTTTGACAGCAGCAAAATTACCGTTAACAACGGGCATACGTTTGGAACAGGTGCATCGTTTACTTGGTCCAATGAGAGCTTGACGATTGTGCTTGGTGCAAATCCTACGATCCAAATAGGAGATGAGCTAACCTTTGAAGCCGGTAACGGTATCTACGATGCTACGGGACATGAGGAGCTCGCTGAGATTACTCAAGCTATCGGCGGTAACTTCGGAGTTGCAGTAGCACCAAAGCTCACGAATGTGTATGCATCCAACTCCAATGGCACACCAGGAGCTGGCGAGGGTGACCGAATCTTATTCGTTTTTGATACGCCAACGAACAAAGCAGCTGTTGGTTCTGGTCAGTTTACAATCAATAATGGCCACACGCTTGGCACAAGTCCAACATTCACTTGGAGCGCGGATGGCCAACAGTTAACGGTCACGTTAGGCGCAGGGGCTAATGTCACAAAGAACGACACGATTTCGATCGGTGCGTCAAGCGGCATATCTGAAGTGACAGGTGTTGAAGCTTTAGCGGCAACAGGACCGATTGCGATTAACGGCAGCTTCGGAGAAGCAGAAGCACCGTCAGTGATTACGGCAATTGCGGCTAACAACGCCGGCATTCCAGGAACGAATGCTGGCGACACGTTGACATTTATTTTCGACAAGGCGACTAATCAACCAGCCATTGCAAATCCTTCCAGCTTAATTGGGGTTTCGAATGGACATTCCTTAGGGGTTGGCGCAACTGCAGTATGGCTCGATAATGGTGAAACGCTGCGAATCACATTAGGCACAGGCGCAACCGTTACGACATCTGACACGATTACAATACAAGCAAGCAATGGCATTTTTGACGAATGGGCAGCGGCGGAGTTTGCAGGCGTGTTGAACCTTCCGATCAGCGGATCGTTTGGTACGGCAGCTGCACCTGTTATCAGCTCGGTCATAGCCACCAACGGCGGCGGAACAGCGTATGTGGAAGCTGGCGATACGATTGTTATTACGTTTAATACCGCATTTGATTCTTCTGATTTTGACAGCAGCAAAATTACCGTTAACAACGGGCATACGTTTGGAACAGGTGCATCGTTTAATTGGTCCAATGAGAGCTTGACGATTGTGCTTGGTGCAAATCCTACGATCCAAATAGGAGATGAGCTAACCTTTGAAGCCGGTAACGGTATCTACGATGCTACGGGACAAGAGGAGCTCGCTGAAGTTGCTAAAGCGATCGGCGGCAACTTCGGAGTTGCAGTAGCACCGGGACTCACGAGTGTGTATGCTACAAACGCTAATGGCACACCAGGAGTCGGAGCGGGTGACCGCATTATATTCACCTTTGATACGCGGACGAATGCGGCAAACGTTGATCTCAGTAAGTTCAACATATCGAACTCACATACGTTTGGAGAAAATGCTACGTTTGCATGGAGTAATGATGGTTTGCGCTTGACCGTTACATTAGGAGCAGGAGCTTCGATTACAACGGCTGACAAGATATCGATCGGTGCGTCAAGCGGCATAACAGAAGTGACTGGAGCACAAGCTTTAGCGCCGACATCGGATTTTGTTATCAATGGCAGCTTCGGTTACACGGATGCACCTACTGTCATTGCTTTGATTGCGGCTAATAATGCAGGACAGCCTGGAACGAATACTGGCGACACGTTGACGCTTATCTTCGATATGGCTACGAATCGTCCGATCATTACGGACCTTTCGACCATCATTGAGGTTTCGAACGGGAAGTCGTTAGGATCAGGAGCGACTGCGACTTGGCTCGATAACGGCCAAACGTTACGTATCACATTAGGATCAGGCGCGTCTATAACTACTAATGACACCATTACGATAAAAGCAGGAAATGGAATTTATGATTCATGGGAATTTGCTGAATTAACAGCTATGGGCGGCTTGACGATTAATGGTACGTTCGGTGATTTAATTGTACCGAACATCATTTCAGTCGTTGGTTCCGATAAGAGCGGAACTACCGAGAGTTATGGAGATCAACTCATTATTACTTTCGATACTCCGACGAATGGTATTGCAGCTGAAGCAGGCATCATTCGTGTAACGAACAGCGAAGATGAAACTCTTGATTTGTCATACAGTGCATTGGATTGGTCACAAAACAATCAAGTGCTATCGGTGACTATCTCTACGTACTCATCCGTCACCGCATCTGTCTATGCTAATGTACGGGTTGGAGATATTCTGGATTTGTCTGGCTTAGGAATCAGGGATATTACGAATAGTGTTCCAGTTCAGGCTAATGAGCTGGTCATCACAGGAAGCTTTGCGCCGGGGCTAATGCCGAGGTACTCCGCAGTAGCTACTAGCAATGACCGCAGCGCATCAGAGGGAATATACGGAACGATTGAGCTCATATTTACGACAGCAATGGACCGTTCTAAAGCGGTAGATATTGATGATATTATCGTTTCCAATGGTCATACCTTTGGCGACGGGGCGACTTTAGCATGGACGTCGGATAATGTTCTTACCATCACGGTGAAAAACGGAGCTACGGTAGAAGCGGGTGATCTCATCGACCTCTCCGCGCTTGAATTAATGGATGCTAATCATATCGCGTATATTGATGTAAACGATGTTCAACAGGTGATTAACGGCAGCTTCGGATCAGTATTGTTGCCGGAAATAATCAACATTGTGGCAATCAATACGGATGGTCATGCAGGTGCAGGAGCAGGTGACCGTATGATTATCACCTTCAATTCATCGGTGGCTGTCGATACAGACGTGTTCGATCTATCTCAAATTGAGATTAGCAATGGACATGATTTTGGTGAAAATCCAACATTTGAATGGAGCGTCGATAATACGTTCCTGACGATTACTTTGGGTAATGGTACAACCATAACTGCAAAGGATACCCTTTCTATCCTCGCAGGAAACGGAATCTACGATTTGACGGGTATGGCACAGATGAACGCTGTATCTGGATTGCAAATCGGCGGTAGCTTCGGTGAAGGGGTCGCTCCAGCGATCGTCTCCATTGTCGCATCCAGCGATGATAAACTATCTGAGGTAATTGGTTTAGGTTCAAAGATTACCATTACGTTCGATATGACGGTCAATCAAACGGGGGAATTGTCCAAATCACAGGTCGATGAAATCGTAGGGTTTGGTTCGAAGGTGCTCGGGACTGATTATAGCGGCTTATGGGTAAATGGCAATCAACTGATAATTACCGTTACGGACGCGGAAGGGTCAACATTGGCGACTGGGGATTCCATTACCGTTATCGGCGTGAAAAACGTGTATGGCACTTCCGATGCGATTAATGAAACGAAGTCATTGACGGGCAGCTTTGACGGTCGTCAGGTGAGTGTGGAGTCGTATGCATTAAACCGCATTACTGCTAGTAAGATGATAACTTCAGAAATTACGCTTCAGGCGATTAAAGAACACGCAGGTACAGAAACGGTCGTATTCCAGTTAATGAAGGGCGATACCGCTGTGCAAATTAGTACGACTACTCTTGATATTATCGGGCTGCAGAAATTAGCCTACGAGTTTAGCGGACTTGCAGGGGATTTGAATGAATACTCGGTGAAGGTCTTCATCTTGGATAATTTAACCAGCGACCTTAACTCTACACCGGAGCTTCTAGCACAAATTATTGAACTGAAATAACACGAGCAGCGCTTCGCAGCATTATGGCGAAGCGCTCCTCAATACGCATAAGAAAGGATGTCCATACTTGAAAAAACAACTATTTAGGTCAATTTTGGCTACTATTGTGATGGCCTTGATGCTATTACCGTTCTCAGCATTTGCATGGGCAATCTCGGATGTCGATATCGATGTAAGTAAATCCATATATGCTCCTAATGAAATGGTTCTCATTACGGGAACGGTTCCTGCTAAGCAGGACATCACGATGAAAGTCATATTCAATGGGGGTGTTGTTTATGTGGATGCCATACCTGCCGCAGATAACGACGGCTCTATCAGTTTCTCTACGAAATTCGGTTTAGTTGGCTTGTATACGGTTGTCGTAGGAAGTGGAGCGAATCCAGTTGATATGGCTACCTTTGAAGTTAAATCCAGTGATATCGATGGTGGTATTGGTGGTGACACAGGCGGCGCAATTGTTACTCCAGAAGGTTCAATTTACGAAAACGTTAAGAATTCTACAAATTTGTTAGTTGAGCAGCTTGGAACTCTAGGTTCAAATTCAACCGCACAACAAATTCGTGATTTGATTGCGGAACTGTTGCCAACACTGCAGTCCAATCTCCAGTTGTTGAGCAGTATTGAAGACAGCGCTCAACGCGTTGAAGCATTTAATCTGTTAACTTCGGTTATGAAGCAAATAGGAGATAAGGTCGTCAGCGTGAGCGATACAAGCTCGGTGATTTCAATGTTGGAATCTGTATTCCTATATTATGGAGAAGCTACCCGAGTAGCTGAGCAGATTAATCTGGACAATACGGAGATTAAACAATCTACAGTTTCGTTGGCTACCTTGATCTTGTCGCGAGTAGGGACCGTCGGTACAGATTCGTTGATTATAACGGATTCTTCGTCTAGTTTTATCGTATCCGTAGAAGGCGATGCGATTGCTGGAATTATCGAACGACTGCTCGATGGGAAAAAACGTTTAGCGGGTGTATTGAATCAACAAAAGCTGGCAACAGAAGAGCTTGATCTTTATCTGACGTTATCCATTAACCTGGATGCTGCTGGAAATGTAGACTTATCGCTTTCGAAAGAGCAAGTGGACAAGCTTAAAGCGAGCGGAATCTCACTGGTTGTTCAGAACGATACCATCACAATTGCTTTAGCTTCAGGAGCGATTCCTACATTAGATGAGAATACTGTATCTCTTGCTCTACGGTTTCACACTCCTAACCAATTGGAGGAGATAATAAACAAGCAGCCTGGATATATTTCTTCCGTAAACCTACCGGTTAAAGATTTCCATCTTGTTGCCATTGACGCTAATGGAAATGAGACCTCTTTAAGCGATCAATTCTTAGGAGATGTAAAGGTTAGTTTCCTTTTGGATGGCATAGACAAGAGTAAACTGGATTTGGATAAGCTTGCTGTTTATTACTACAACGAAACTACTGCCAAATGGGAAATCATTAGTGCCAAATACAATGCTGCTACTAATGCTATGGACTATTTACCGAAGCATTTTAGTACGTATACGGTTGTACAAGTCAATAAATCATTTGCAGATATTACGGGCAGATGGTCTCAGCGCGTCATTGAAGTCGCTTATGCCAAAGGTATCCTGTCAGGCAAAAGTGAAAGCTCATTTGATCCTTCTGCAAATGTAACGCGTGCAGAATTCGCGACTATGCTGGTCAATACTCTTGGACTAACCGGATCAGGTAAAGCCAAGTTTTCTGATGTTGCCGCAAGCGCGTGGTATGCTGATGCTGTTTCCGCCGCTTATGAATCAGGATTGGTAACAGGCGTGGATGAGACTCATTTTGCTCCGAATGCCAAAATCACTCGTGAACAAATGGCTACAATGATTGGCCGGGCGTTAACATTCTCTAAATCGATAACTCCTGCGACGGCAGCAGATATTGTATTATTGTCAAAATTTACGGATCATAATCTAGTATCGGCTTGGGCCTCCGAGTGGGTCGCACTAGTCGTTAAAGAAGAAATTATGAACGGGGTTAGTGCTACATCACTGGCACCAAAGGTTTTGGCAACTCGTGAGCAAGCGGCTAAATTGATGCTTGACCTATTTAATTATTAAATGGAAGAATGCATTTGGAAGCAAGCAGGCGTCGGTATCTACCGGTGTCAGCTTGCTTCGTTTTCATTTCAAGATAAGTCTGGAATCCCTATAGTTGACATAACTGAATAATGGAAAAATAACATGAAGAACTGATTGACTGAATCGTTGCATAGGACTCATAAGCAGAATATATTCATTGGAAATTTGAATCCGTTGGGGATTCAAATGCAATTGGATATGAAAGCAGCAATTCTCACAGATCATCGATTGGTGGATTACACTTATGTATCTCACGAACGAACGGGCAGAATCAATCGTATGCCAGACGAGCACAGCGAGTTGAAGGAATCTGGATAAATGCGCAATAATTCACTTTCAAGCACAATGACGTCCGGATTGTAAATATTAATGTAGAACGAACAACATTATCCACATTCAGAACAATGGGAGCAACGCTTGCTGGACTGATTATAAATGTAGCAGGGCCTTTGCTTATATTCGTAGACAAAACAAACCTCTGATTTGGATTCTTGTCGCATCTCTGGCTTTCATGGTGTGCTTTATGCTTATCGGCGCGGTTAACGTATATTTATTCAAAAATTATTTTGGAAGTACTACAGCATTAAGTATGGTAGGGTTGATTCAAACCATAGCTGTATTTGTTGCCATACCGATGGTAAAACCTCTTGTGGCGAAATTTGGTAAAAAAGAAGTAGCATCAGCTGGACTGCTGCTTTCAGCGGTTGTATATGGCATACTGTACCTTCTGCCTGATTTAACACTAACCGCATTTATTTCACATTTGCCCGTAAGGTGGGTCAAGCCATTGCTGGTGGACTTGGAGGCTTCGCAATTGCGTCAGTAGGATATAATCCTAAACTGGAAGTGCAAACGCAAAGTACGCTGGATGGCATTCATAGACTGGCTACTTTAATGCCTGCAGCTATCCTAATAGTCATCGTCCTAATTATTATTTTCTTATATCCGTTAAATAAACAGCGGACGATTCAACTCTCTACGGATCTGGCAGAGAGAAGAAAAGCTTAAACAGCCTACCTGATGAAAGAAAAAGAAAAAACAACTTCCGCTAATAGGTTGTAGCTGAGACTATAACTTAGATAATAGAAATAGATAAAAACCGAGCGTATAGGACGAGAGTTAAATTTTCATCCTATACGCTCGGTTTTCTATATAAGTTGATTTTGAAAAATGAAGTGTAAGCGAAGTGAGAAGATCGTAAGAATGATCTATTTAGGTCTTAAAGTTTTGTTATATCTTCTGGCGGGACGATGGCATGGCCCATCCGAGAATAGCACCAACAAATGCCGGTAGGAGCCAGCCTAATCCGATTTTATTCATTGGTAGATAGTCATTGAACAACGTATGCAGGAATGGAAGCTTTAGGCCAGTATCCGCGAGTCCATCGACTAAGCTTATCATGAAGGTTAGGATAAGGCTTACGTGATAGACCTGTTTCTTTCCTTTGAACAGAGGGTGAAGAAAGGTTAAGAGCATGAGCATGATCGCTAATGGATAGATGATAGTTAGTACGGGCACGGATATCTCAATCAGCTGAGTTAGTCCGACATTGGCAAAGGCTGCGCTCACTACGGATAAAATAATGGCGAACAATTTATAGGAAATGGACGGAATAAGCTTATTCAGATAGGTGCTGCAAGAAGTTATTAGCCCGATACTTGTAGTCAAGCAGGCTAATAATACGATAGCTCCAAGAATGATACCGCCGAATGTTCCGAAATAGTAGTTCGAGACCCGTGTAAGAACCTCTCCGCCGTTTTCAAGATAGCCGAATTTCTCAACGCTTGTTGCCCCAATATAAGCGATAACGGAATAAATTACTGCAAGAATAGACGCAGAGATTGCAGTTGTTTTCAAGCATACGATCAGCAGATGCTTTTTGGACTGCGCGCCTCTTTCTTTGATTGCGTTAATAATGATAATACCGAATACAAACGCTGCTAGGGCATCCATTGTCAGATACCCCTCTTGGAATCCATTAAAGAAGGAATGGACTGCATAACTGTCGACAGGCGTCTGGAAGTCGCCAATGGGGTTCACGATCGCTGTAATAGCCAATATTCCAATGAACAGAATGAGCATCGGGGTCAGAACCTTTCCAACGATATCGATAATTTTTGCAGGATTCAAAGAGAAGATACAGGTTAGGCTGAAGTACAGCACAGTAAATATCAATAAAGGTGCATGTCCAGCTCCATCCGATATAAAGGGCTTGATCGCGATCTCATAGGAGACGCTTCCTGTCCGCGGGATTGCGAACAACGGTCCGATCGTCAAATATAGAATAGTCGTGAATAGGATGCCGAAGAGCGGATGAACCCGGCTAGCAAGAGATAGCAGATCCGACTTGCCGGAGAAGCCCAAGGCGATAACGCCGAGCAAGGGCAGACAGACGCCGGTAATCAGAAATCCAAAGTTGGCTGACCAAATCGAGGTTCCTGCTGCTTGTCCCATCATTGCAGGGAAAACCAAGTTGCCTGCGCCGAAGAATAGGGCGAATAGAAGGAGTGCAATAACGAAAATATCTTTAGTTGGAATTTTGCTGTTCATGATGACTGACTCTCCTGTGTAATTTGATAATAGGTTTAGTTGCAACGATAACTTGGCTGTTCAGATAGACGGACCAAGGGTTTAATATAACTGCAATTGAGTTTTAGTGCAAATTCAATATTTACTTTAACAGGTTTACTTTGGGCTAAAAGAATAAATCAGGTGAACGTCTACAAATATACAATTCTATTGTGTACTATTAAGAATATGAACATACATATCTAAAGGAGGCCGGACATGGCGGATAAATTCGTTATCATTACAGGAGCGAATTCGGGGATAGGCAGAGCGGCAGCTTTAAAGTTTGTGACAGAAGGATATTTTGTTATTATGGCCTGCCGGAATATTGAAATGAGTAAAGCGGTACAGCGAGAAATTAAGGCAGCATCAAGCAATGTCAACGTAGATTTAATGGAGCTTGATGTATCTTCTTTTGATTCTATTCGAAATTTTTGCTCAGTCTTCAAAGCCAAATATCCGCGCCTCGACCTATTGATACATAATGCTGCTTATTTGAATCATGGAGAAAAGGAATATAAGCTTAGTCCCGAGCAGATCGAATTAAGCGGAAAATAGAATTTGATAATTTACGCGGCGAATTTCAGAGCAATCGGGTTTACAGCGTCTATAAGATGTACGGAGACTCGAAAATGGCGCTATTAATGTTGAGCTTTAAATGGGCAGAGCAGTTTAAAAGCCAAGGGATCAAAGTCAACGCCCTTCTAATTACAGGTCAGCTTATCAATCATAAGAGAGAGCTTGTTCAGCCAGCTGCAAGCGAAATAGGTTTTGCACAATTGAAAAATATATTCGGATCGGGCAGTTATCCTCAATATGCGACTGATCCTCAAAATATCGAAAAAATATGGCGTTTAAGCACCGCCTTAATTGAAGAATAAGAAGAGCTGGAAATAATCTTACAGAAATGATGGTAGTTATGAAAATTGAATTTGAAAATAATATAATCGAATGTAATGTGCAATATGGAAATCGGAAGAAGCTTTCAATTCATATCGACAGTTTGGGTCTCATCACACTTAAAGTTCCGAATCATACAAGTGATGAGATTGTAATAAGTGCTGTGCAGCAGCATGGCA from Paenibacillus sp. FSL H8-0548 encodes the following:
- a CDS encoding S-layer homology domain-containing protein; amino-acid sequence: MKKQLFRSILATIVMALMLLPFSAFAWAISDVDIDVSKSIYAPNEMVLITGTVPAKQDITMKVIFNGGVVYVDAIPAADNDGSISFSTKFGLVGLYTVVVGSGANPVDMATFEVKSSDIDGGIGGDTGGAIVTPEGSIYENVKNSTNLLVEQLGTLGSNSTAQQIRDLIAELLPTLQSNLQLLSSIEDSAQRVEAFNLLTSVMKQIGDKVVSVSDTSSVISMLESVFLYYGEATRVAEQINLDNTEIKQSTVSLATLILSRVGTVGTDSLIITDSSSSFIVSVEGDAIAGIIERLLDGKKRLAGVLNQQKLATEELDLYLTLSINLDAAGNVDLSLSKEQVDKLKASGISLVVQNDTITIALASGAIPTLDENTVSLALRFHTPNQLEEIINKQPGYISSVNLPVKDFHLVAIDANGNETSLSDQFLGDVKVSFLLDGIDKSKLDLDKLAVYYYNETTAKWEIISAKYNAATNAMDYLPKHFSTYTVVQVNKSFADITGRWSQRVIEVAYAKGILSGKSESSFDPSANVTRAEFATMLVNTLGLTGSGKAKFSDVAASAWYADAVSAAYESGLVTGVDETHFAPNAKITREQMATMIGRALTFSKSITPATAADIVLLSKFTDHNLVSAWASEWVALVVKEEIMNGVSATSLAPKVLATREQAAKLMLDLFNY
- the brnQ gene encoding branched-chain amino acid transport system II carrier protein — protein: MNSKIPTKDIFVIALLLFALFFGAGNLVFPAMMGQAAGTSIWSANFGFLITGVCLPLLGVIALGFSGKSDLLSLASRVHPLFGILFTTILYLTIGPLFAIPRTGSVSYEIAIKPFISDGAGHAPLLIFTVLYFSLTCIFSLNPAKIIDIVGKVLTPMLILFIGILAITAIVNPIGDFQTPVDSYAVHSFFNGFQEGYLTMDALAAFVFGIIIINAIKERGAQSKKHLLIVCLKTTAISASILAVIYSVIAYIGATSVEKFGYLENGGEVLTRVSNYYFGTFGGIILGAIVLLACLTTSIGLITSCSTYLNKLIPSISYKLFAIILSVVSAAFANVGLTQLIEISVPVLTIIYPLAIMLMLLTFLHPLFKGKKQVYHVSLILTFMISLVDGLADTGLKLPFLHTLFNDYLPMNKIGLGWLLPAFVGAILGWAMPSSRQKI
- a CDS encoding SDR family NAD(P)-dependent oxidoreductase, whose protein sequence is MADKFVIITGANSGIGRAAALKFVTEGYFVIMACRNIEMSKAVQREIKAASSNVNVDLMELDVSSFDSIRNFCSVFKAKYPRLDLLIHNAAYLNHGEKEYKLSPEQIELSGK